A stretch of the Streptomyces venezuelae genome encodes the following:
- a CDS encoding alpha/beta hydrolase translates to MRLKRLGTLFAAAGLAATTVPLLSATQASADPAEAYRPQRPPAWHRCSDDQPAAYECATVKVPLDYQRPRGRTIDLAVSRIKSENPDRRHGVLLLNPGGPGGAGLDLPLMMHEAMPKEVRDRYDLIGFDPRGVGASSPISCGLSEAEQNFDRPYRPETHRSDVAWARTVTDKCRAKAGAVLPHITTRNTARDMDAIRAVLGERKISYLGYSYGTYLGAVYTQMFPHRTDRFVLDSGVDPQRIWRGMIQVWATEAEPAFARWTRWTAERDGEFHLGNTPQAVSGTFWGLVARADREPIDYAGQKLTGDDIRAGRGIFFYPETAARAVADLKAAAEGRPGTLPVPDLLRTPAPKPASAAASAVAPGTASGPVPGPAPTPVQGPASGPAPDNGMAVFWAVVCGDTGAWPRSPEQYARDAARDKKKYPLYGDFASNITPCAFWQRPVEPATPMKTAAPVLTVQNEWDSQTPLVSGQGLHRALKGSRMVLAAGGEGHGVYLVDPASCANAPVNTYLATGRLPAADVTCRTTPGADRREGLLTPEAQRFPVAGSSRF, encoded by the coding sequence GTGCGCCTGAAACGCCTCGGCACCCTGTTCGCCGCCGCCGGCCTCGCCGCCACCACCGTTCCGCTGCTCTCCGCGACCCAGGCCTCCGCCGATCCGGCGGAGGCCTACCGCCCGCAGCGCCCGCCCGCCTGGCACCGCTGTAGTGACGACCAGCCGGCGGCCTACGAATGCGCCACCGTCAAGGTCCCGCTCGACTACCAGCGCCCCCGGGGCCGCACCATCGACCTCGCCGTCTCCCGGATCAAGAGCGAGAACCCGGACCGGCGGCACGGGGTGCTGCTGCTCAATCCGGGCGGCCCGGGCGGTGCGGGGCTCGACCTGCCGCTGATGATGCACGAGGCGATGCCCAAGGAGGTGCGCGACCGGTACGACCTCATCGGCTTCGACCCACGCGGGGTCGGCGCCAGCAGCCCGATCAGCTGCGGACTGAGCGAGGCCGAGCAGAACTTCGACCGGCCGTACCGGCCGGAGACCCACCGGTCCGACGTGGCCTGGGCGCGCACCGTCACGGACAAGTGCCGTGCCAAGGCCGGTGCGGTACTCCCGCACATCACCACCCGGAACACCGCCCGTGACATGGACGCCATCCGCGCGGTGCTGGGCGAGCGGAAGATCTCCTACCTCGGATACTCCTACGGGACCTACCTCGGCGCCGTCTACACGCAGATGTTCCCGCACCGCACCGACCGCTTCGTGCTCGACAGCGGGGTGGACCCGCAGCGCATCTGGCGCGGCATGATCCAGGTGTGGGCCACCGAGGCCGAGCCGGCCTTCGCCCGCTGGACCCGGTGGACGGCGGAGCGCGACGGCGAGTTCCACCTCGGGAACACCCCGCAGGCGGTGTCCGGGACGTTCTGGGGCCTGGTGGCCCGGGCGGACCGGGAGCCGATCGACTATGCGGGGCAGAAGCTGACCGGCGACGACATCCGGGCCGGCCGGGGGATCTTCTTCTACCCGGAGACGGCGGCTCGGGCCGTGGCCGACCTGAAGGCGGCGGCCGAGGGCAGGCCGGGCACCCTGCCCGTGCCCGACCTGCTGCGGACGCCGGCCCCCAAGCCGGCGTCCGCAGCGGCCTCCGCGGTGGCACCTGGAACCGCCTCCGGACCGGTTCCCGGACCGGCTCCCACACCGGTCCAGGGACCCGCCTCGGGACCGGCCCCCGACAACGGCATGGCCGTCTTCTGGGCCGTGGTCTGCGGTGACACGGGCGCCTGGCCGCGCTCCCCCGAGCAGTACGCCCGGGATGCGGCGCGGGACAAGAAGAAGTACCCGCTGTACGGGGACTTCGCCTCCAACATCACGCCGTGCGCGTTCTGGCAGCGGCCGGTGGAGCCGGCCACCCCGATGAAGACCGCGGCCCCGGTGCTGACCGTGCAGAACGAATGGGACTCGCAGACCCCGCTGGTCAGCGGCCAGGGCCTGCACCGCGCGCTCAAGGGCTCCCGGATGGTGCTGGCGGCCGGCGGTGAGGGCCACGGCGTCTACCTGGTGGACCCCGCCTCCTGCGCGAACGCCCCGGTCAACACCTATCTGGCCACCGGCCGGCTGCCCGCCGCCGATGTGACCTGCCGGACCACACCGGGTGCGGACCGCCGCGAGGGGCTGCTCACGCCCGAAGCGCAGCGGTTCCCCGTGGCCGGATCCAGCCGGTTCTGA
- a CDS encoding DUF350 domain-containing protein — protein sequence MSDIINGLGRTSAYGALGLVLLILGIVLVDVLTPGKLGRQIWEDRNRNAAVMLSSALIGIGGIVFTSIWTTYDDFGKGLASTAAFGILGLVLMAVAFLVVDLVTPGKLGAIVVDPQPHPAVWVTASCNIAVAAIVSASIA from the coding sequence ATGAGCGACATCATCAACGGACTTGGCCGCACCTCTGCCTACGGTGCCCTCGGCCTGGTGCTGCTGATCCTCGGCATCGTCCTGGTGGACGTGCTGACGCCCGGGAAGCTCGGCCGGCAGATCTGGGAGGACCGCAACCGGAACGCGGCCGTCATGCTGAGCTCGGCGCTGATCGGCATCGGCGGCATCGTCTTCACCTCCATCTGGACCACCTACGACGACTTCGGCAAGGGCCTGGCCTCCACGGCCGCCTTCGGCATCCTCGGCCTCGTCCTGATGGCCGTGGCCTTCCTGGTCGTGGACCTGGTGACCCCCGGCAAGCTCGGCGCCATAGTGGTCGACCCGCAGCCGCACCCCGCGGTCTGGGTGACGGCCTCCTGCAACATCGCGGTCGCGGCCATCGTCTCGGCCTCCATCGCCTGA
- a CDS encoding MurR/RpiR family transcriptional regulator: MPSGQRARAQAAAITPGGQAPEHERAPADRVRALFNGHRLSPGQRRIAQYLIDHLTEAAFLSITELAERVGVSQPSVTRFATALGFSGYPALRDMLQPIALSAVAGTPESSKEIRRNALQAAVDAEIANLENVRRLLADTDQVLDLGRELARSVPLTVLGLRISVSLAHYFAYAARRIHPDVRLITEGGSVAYDTLMQARAAGGTWVLAFAMPRHSKETLAAVQAARSAGLRVALITDLTLGPLVDEVDVALTAGTGSRLVFDSYAAPGILSAAVLQAMADADPERTQARLEGYEQVAEQHGFFL; encoded by the coding sequence GTGCCATCGGGGCAGCGGGCACGCGCGCAGGCCGCGGCGATCACACCCGGCGGCCAGGCGCCGGAACACGAACGCGCCCCGGCGGACCGGGTGCGGGCCCTGTTCAACGGTCACCGGCTCTCCCCCGGCCAGCGGCGTATCGCCCAGTACCTGATCGACCACCTCACCGAGGCGGCCTTCCTGTCGATCACGGAGCTCGCCGAGCGGGTCGGGGTGAGCCAGCCCTCGGTGACCCGGTTCGCCACCGCGCTCGGGTTCAGCGGCTATCCGGCGCTGCGGGACATGCTCCAGCCGATCGCGCTGAGCGCGGTGGCCGGGACGCCGGAGAGCAGCAAGGAGATCCGCCGCAATGCCCTGCAGGCGGCCGTGGACGCCGAGATCGCCAATCTGGAGAACGTCCGCCGGCTGCTCGCGGACACCGACCAGGTGCTGGACCTCGGCCGCGAGCTGGCCCGGTCGGTGCCGCTGACGGTGCTCGGCCTGCGGATCTCGGTATCGCTGGCGCACTACTTCGCCTATGCCGCCCGGCGCATCCATCCCGATGTACGCCTGATCACCGAGGGCGGCAGCGTGGCCTACGACACGCTGATGCAGGCCCGGGCGGCGGGCGGAACCTGGGTGCTGGCCTTCGCCATGCCCCGGCACTCCAAGGAGACCCTGGCGGCCGTGCAGGCCGCGCGGAGCGCCGGGCTGCGGGTGGCGCTGATCACGGATCTCACCCTGGGGCCGCTGGTGGACGAGGTGGACGTGGCGCTGACCGCCGGAACCGGATCACGGCTGGTTTTCGACTCCTATGCGGCGCCGGGGATCCTGTCCGCGGCCGTGCTCCAGGCCATGGCGGATGCGGACCCGGAACGGACGCAGGCCCGGCTCGAGGGCTATGAGCAGGTCGCCGAGCAGCACGGTTTCTTTCTCTGA
- a CDS encoding AEC family transporter produces MDKLIPVLLAFGGGVVLARRKVVPADTSKAFADYAFLFAVPCYLFGSIYASDLGALFRWRPVLGYATAAGVAVLVVGLAARLLGRPGPRAAALRIMASVQVNTAYFAVPVFITVFGTAAPVFPVLLFQVCVLSLVVITVMELGRRHPGTGPDTAARGLRAVVRAVGASLATPLVLACNAGLLLNLLTVPVPGTVLDGLAFVGDSASPVALFALGLHLGGLGLNLRGTTAEEAAIIAFKCLGFPLLTWAVCGGLFGVTGDRLAHLVLIAAMPTPQNLFVFAQRYEVDVDLSAALVIKSSVAALLLLPLWLHWASLVRG; encoded by the coding sequence TTGGACAAGCTCATACCGGTGCTCCTGGCCTTCGGCGGGGGAGTGGTGCTCGCCCGCCGCAAGGTGGTCCCGGCCGACACCTCCAAGGCCTTCGCCGACTACGCCTTCCTGTTCGCCGTCCCTTGTTACCTGTTCGGCAGCATCTACGCGAGCGATCTGGGCGCACTGTTCCGGTGGCGGCCGGTCCTCGGCTATGCGACCGCCGCAGGGGTGGCCGTCCTCGTGGTCGGCCTGGCGGCCCGGCTGCTCGGCCGCCCCGGCCCCCGCGCGGCGGCCCTGCGGATCATGGCCTCGGTGCAGGTCAACACGGCGTACTTCGCCGTGCCCGTGTTCATCACGGTGTTCGGGACCGCGGCGCCGGTGTTCCCGGTCCTGCTCTTCCAGGTCTGCGTGCTGTCCCTGGTCGTCATCACGGTGATGGAACTGGGCCGCCGGCACCCGGGCACCGGGCCGGACACGGCCGCGCGGGGGCTGCGCGCCGTGGTGCGGGCCGTCGGCGCCTCCCTCGCCACCCCGCTCGTCCTGGCCTGCAACGCGGGCCTGCTGCTCAACCTGCTGACCGTGCCGGTGCCCGGAACGGTCCTGGACGGTCTCGCCTTCGTCGGGGACAGCGCCTCCCCGGTGGCGCTGTTCGCCCTCGGCCTGCACCTCGGCGGACTGGGGCTGAACCTGCGCGGCACCACGGCGGAGGAGGCGGCCATCATCGCCTTCAAGTGCCTGGGCTTCCCGCTGCTCACCTGGGCCGTGTGCGGGGGGCTCTTCGGGGTCACCGGCGACCGGCTGGCCCATCTGGTCCTGATCGCTGCCATGCCCACCCCCCAGAACCTGTTCGTCTTCGCCCAGCGCTACGAGGTCGACGTGGACCTCTCGGCCGCCCTGGTGATCAAGAGCTCGGTGGCCGCCCTGCTCCTGCTCCCCCTGTGGCTGCACTGGGCGTCCCTCGTCCGGGGCTGA